One genomic segment of Pseudomonas fortuita includes these proteins:
- the leuD gene encoding 3-isopropylmalate dehydratase small subunit, which yields MKAFTQHTGLVAPLDRANVDTDQIIPKQFLKSIKRTGFGPNLFDEWRYLDVGQPYQDNSKRPLNTEFVLNHERYQGASVLLARENFGCGSSREHAPWALDEYGFRSVIAPSFADIFFNNSFKNGLLPIILSDEEVDELFKQVEANPGYQLTIDLQAQAVTRPDGKVLHFEIDAFRKHCLLNGLDDIGLTLQDSDAIKAFEGKHRASQPWLFRDA from the coding sequence GCCAACGTCGACACCGACCAGATCATCCCCAAGCAGTTTTTGAAGTCGATCAAGCGCACCGGCTTTGGCCCTAACCTGTTCGACGAATGGCGTTACCTGGACGTGGGCCAGCCCTACCAGGACAACAGCAAGCGCCCGCTGAACACCGAGTTCGTGCTCAACCACGAACGCTACCAGGGTGCCAGCGTGTTGCTGGCGCGGGAAAACTTCGGTTGTGGCTCCAGCCGTGAGCACGCCCCGTGGGCGCTGGACGAGTACGGCTTCCGCAGCGTGATCGCGCCGAGCTTTGCCGACATCTTCTTCAACAACAGCTTCAAGAACGGCTTGCTGCCGATCATCCTCAGCGATGAGGAAGTCGACGAGTTGTTCAAGCAGGTCGAAGCCAACCCGGGTTACCAGCTGACCATCGACTTGCAAGCGCAGGCCGTGACACGTCCGGATGGCAAGGTGCTGCATTTCGAGATCGATGCGTTCCGCAAGCACTGCCTGCTCAACGGCCTGGACGATATCGGCCTGACCCTGCAGGACAGCGATGCGATCAAGGCCTTCGAAGGCAAGCACCGCGCCAGCCAGCCTTGGCTGTTCCGTGATGCCTGA
- a CDS encoding class I SAM-dependent methyltransferase encodes MTSTNHTDVVQRQFGEQASAYLSSTVHAQGSEFALLQAELAGQAHARVLDLGCGAGHVSFHVAPLVAEVVAYDLSQAMLDVVASAAAERGLANIITERGAAERLPFADASFDFVFSRYSAHHWSDLGLALREVRRVLKPGGVAAFVDVMSPGSPLLDTYLQTVEVLRDTSHVRDYSAAEWQRQVSEAGLHVRSHTRQPLRLEFSSWVERMRTPEPMRVAIRQLQQAMGEEVRQYYQIEADGSFSTDVLVLWAER; translated from the coding sequence ATGACCAGCACCAACCATACCGACGTGGTCCAGCGCCAGTTCGGCGAACAGGCCAGCGCCTACCTCAGCAGCACCGTGCACGCCCAGGGCAGTGAGTTCGCCCTGCTGCAGGCTGAGCTGGCAGGGCAGGCCCATGCGCGCGTGCTGGACCTGGGCTGCGGTGCCGGTCATGTCAGCTTCCACGTCGCGCCGCTGGTCGCCGAGGTGGTCGCCTACGACCTTTCGCAAGCCATGCTCGACGTGGTCGCCAGTGCTGCCGCCGAGCGCGGCCTGGCCAACATCATCACCGAGCGCGGCGCGGCCGAACGCCTGCCGTTTGCCGATGCTTCGTTCGATTTCGTCTTCAGCCGCTACTCGGCCCACCACTGGAGCGACCTGGGCCTGGCCCTGCGCGAAGTGCGCCGGGTGCTCAAGCCCGGTGGCGTGGCGGCGTTCGTCGATGTGATGTCACCCGGCAGCCCGCTGCTCGACACCTACCTGCAAACGGTCGAGGTGCTGCGCGACACCAGCCATGTGCGCGACTACTCCGCCGCCGAATGGCAGCGTCAGGTCAGCGAAGCCGGCCTGCATGTGCGCAGCCACACGCGCCAGCCACTGCGCCTGGAGTTCAGCAGCTGGGTCGAGCGCATGCGCACCCCCGAGCCGATGCGCGTGGCCATACGCCAATTGCAGCAAGCCATGGGTGAAGAAGTACGGCAGTATTACCAGATCGAGGCCGATGGCTCGTTCAGCACCGATGTGCTGGTGTTGTGGGCCGAGCGTTAA
- a CDS encoding aspartate-semialdehyde dehydrogenase, whose amino-acid sequence MTHPLDIAVVGATGSVGEALVQILEELAFPVATLHLLASMESAGSSVMFAGKKLKVREVDSFDFAQVKLAFFATGAAVSRSFAGKALQAGCTVIDLSGGLDDALALVPEANTDRLAGLSLPARIISPCSAAVALAVALAPLKGLLDIERVQVMAALAVSAQGREAVSELARQTAELLNARPLEPRFFDRQVAFNLLAQVGAADEQGHTALERRLVSELRVLLGMPELKISVSCVQVPVFFGDSFSVAVQSRRPVDLEAVNQALEAADSVERVERDDYPTPVGDAVGQDVVYVGRVRHGVDEDQQLNLWLTTDNVRKGAALNAVQVAQLLIKQMP is encoded by the coding sequence ATGACACACCCTTTGGACATCGCCGTCGTCGGCGCCACCGGCAGCGTCGGTGAAGCCTTGGTGCAGATCCTCGAAGAACTCGCATTCCCGGTCGCCACGCTGCACCTGCTGGCCAGCATGGAATCGGCGGGCAGCAGCGTGATGTTCGCTGGCAAGAAGCTGAAAGTGCGCGAAGTCGACAGCTTCGACTTTGCCCAGGTCAAGCTGGCCTTCTTCGCCACCGGCGCCGCCGTCAGCCGCAGCTTTGCCGGCAAGGCGCTGCAGGCAGGCTGCACGGTGATCGACCTGTCCGGTGGCCTGGACGACGCCCTGGCCTTGGTGCCGGAAGCCAATACCGACCGCCTGGCCGGCCTGTCGTTGCCAGCGCGCATCATCAGCCCATGCTCGGCCGCTGTAGCCCTGGCCGTCGCGCTGGCGCCGCTCAAAGGCCTGCTCGACATTGAGCGGGTGCAAGTGATGGCCGCGTTGGCGGTGTCTGCGCAAGGCCGTGAAGCGGTCAGCGAACTGGCCCGGCAAACCGCTGAGCTGCTCAATGCCCGGCCGCTGGAGCCTCGCTTCTTTGACCGCCAGGTGGCATTCAACCTGCTGGCCCAGGTAGGGGCCGCCGATGAACAGGGCCATACAGCGCTGGAGCGCCGCCTGGTCAGCGAGTTGCGGGTGCTGCTCGGCATGCCTGAATTGAAGATTTCCGTAAGCTGCGTTCAAGTCCCGGTGTTTTTCGGCGATAGCTTCAGTGTGGCTGTGCAGAGCCGTCGCCCGGTCGACCTGGAGGCGGTCAACCAGGCGCTGGAGGCAGCCGATAGCGTCGAGCGGGTGGAGCGTGATGATTATCCGACCCCGGTCGGTGACGCAGTGGGCCAAGACGTGGTCTATGTTGGTCGTGTACGTCACGGTGTTGATGAAGACCAGCAGCTCAACCTCTGGCTGACCACCGACAACGTGCGCAAAGGCGCCGCGCTCAATGCCGTGCAAGTGGCACAATTGTTGATTAAACAGATGCCGTAA
- the asd gene encoding aspartate-semialdehyde dehydrogenase: MKRVGLIGWRGMVGSVLMQRMLEEQDFDLIEPVFFTTSNVGGQGPNVGKDTAPLKDAYSIEELKTLDVILTCQGGDYTNEVFPKLREAGWQGYWIDAASSLRMQDDAVIVLDPVNRKVIDQQLDAGTKNYIGGNCTVSLMLMGLGGLFEAGLVEWMSAMTYQAASGAGAQNMRELIKQMGATHAAVADDLANPASAILDIDRKVAESMRSDAFPTENFGVPLAGSLIPWIDKELPNGQSREEWKAQAETNKILGRFKSPIPVDGICVRIGAMRCHSQALTIKLNKDVPIADIEGMISQHNPWVKLVPNQREISMQELTPTKVTGTLNIPVGRLRKLNMGSQYLGAFTVGDQLLWGAAEPLRRMLRILLER; encoded by the coding sequence ATGAAACGTGTAGGTCTGATCGGTTGGCGCGGCATGGTCGGTTCCGTGCTCATGCAGCGGATGCTGGAGGAGCAGGATTTCGACCTTATCGAGCCGGTGTTCTTCACTACCTCCAATGTCGGCGGCCAAGGCCCGAACGTGGGCAAGGATACAGCGCCGCTCAAAGACGCTTATTCGATTGAAGAACTCAAGACCCTCGACGTAATCCTGACCTGCCAGGGCGGCGACTACACCAACGAGGTCTTCCCCAAGCTGCGTGAAGCCGGCTGGCAGGGTTACTGGATCGATGCGGCCTCGTCCCTGCGCATGCAGGATGATGCGGTGATCGTCCTCGACCCGGTCAACCGCAAGGTCATTGATCAGCAGCTGGACGCCGGTACCAAGAACTATATCGGCGGCAACTGCACTGTCAGCCTGATGCTGATGGGCCTGGGTGGGCTGTTCGAAGCCGGCCTGGTCGAGTGGATGAGCGCCATGACCTACCAGGCAGCCTCGGGTGCTGGCGCGCAGAACATGCGCGAGCTGATCAAGCAGATGGGCGCCACTCACGCAGCCGTTGCCGACGACCTGGCCAACCCGGCCAGCGCCATCCTCGACATCGACCGCAAGGTTGCCGAGAGCATGCGCAGCGACGCCTTCCCGACCGAGAACTTTGGTGTGCCACTGGCCGGTAGCCTGATCCCGTGGATCGACAAGGAACTGCCGAACGGCCAGAGCCGTGAAGAATGGAAAGCCCAGGCCGAGACCAACAAGATCCTCGGTCGCTTCAAGAGCCCGATCCCGGTCGACGGCATCTGCGTGCGCATCGGCGCCATGCGTTGCCACAGCCAGGCGCTGACCATCAAGCTGAACAAGGACGTGCCGATCGCCGACATCGAAGGCATGATCAGCCAGCACAACCCTTGGGTGAAGCTGGTGCCGAACCAGCGTGAAATCAGCATGCAGGAGCTGACCCCGACCAAGGTCACCGGTACCCTGAACATCCCGGTTGGCCGTCTGCGCAAGCTGAACATGGGCTCGCAGTACCTGGGCGCGTTCACCGTGGGTGACCAGCTGCTGTGGGGCGCCGCCGAACCGCTGCGCCGCATGCTGCGGATTCTGCTGGAGCGTTGA
- the leuB gene encoding 3-isopropylmalate dehydrogenase: MSKQILILPGDGIGPEIMAEAVKVLELANDKFQLGFSLEHDVIGGAAIDKHGVPLADETLERARKADAVLLGAVGGPKWDKIERDIRPERGLLKIRSQLGLFANLRPAILYPQLADASSLKPEIVSGLDILIVRELTGGIYFGAPRGQRELEGGERQAYDTLPYSESEVRRIARVGFDMARVRGKKLCSVDKANVLASSQLWREVVEDVAKDYLDVELSHMYVDNAAMQLVRAPKQFDVMVTDNMFGDILSDEASMLTGSIGMLPSASLDADNKGMYEPCHGSAPDIAGLGIANPLATILSVSMMLRYSFNQSAAAEAIEKAVSLVLDQGLRTGDIFSEGCRKVGTQEMGDAVVAALRNL; this comes from the coding sequence ATGAGCAAGCAGATTCTGATTCTCCCTGGTGACGGTATCGGCCCGGAAATCATGGCCGAAGCGGTCAAGGTGCTGGAACTGGCCAACGACAAGTTCCAGCTTGGCTTCAGCCTGGAACATGACGTGATCGGTGGCGCCGCCATCGACAAGCATGGCGTGCCGCTGGCCGACGAAACCCTGGAGCGTGCGCGCAAGGCCGATGCCGTGCTGCTGGGCGCCGTGGGTGGCCCGAAGTGGGACAAGATCGAGCGTGACATCCGCCCTGAGCGCGGCCTGCTTAAAATCCGTTCGCAACTGGGCCTGTTCGCCAACCTGCGCCCGGCCATCCTCTACCCGCAGCTGGCCGATGCCTCGTCGCTGAAGCCGGAAATCGTTTCGGGCCTGGACATCCTCATCGTCCGTGAGCTGACCGGCGGCATCTACTTCGGTGCCCCGCGTGGCCAGCGCGAGCTGGAAGGCGGCGAGCGCCAGGCCTACGACACCCTGCCGTACAGTGAAAGCGAAGTGCGCCGCATTGCCCGTGTCGGCTTCGACATGGCCCGCGTACGTGGCAAGAAGCTGTGCTCGGTGGACAAGGCCAACGTCCTGGCGTCCAGCCAGCTGTGGCGTGAAGTGGTCGAAGACGTGGCCAAGGACTATCTGGACGTCGAACTCAGCCACATGTACGTCGACAACGCTGCCATGCAGCTGGTGCGAGCACCCAAGCAGTTCGACGTGATGGTGACCGACAACATGTTCGGTGACATTCTGTCGGATGAAGCTTCCATGCTGACCGGTTCCATCGGCATGCTGCCATCTGCGTCGCTGGATGCCGACAACAAGGGCATGTACGAGCCGTGCCACGGTTCGGCGCCGGACATCGCCGGCCTTGGCATCGCCAACCCGCTGGCGACCATTTTGTCGGTGTCGATGATGCTGCGTTACAGCTTCAATCAGTCGGCTGCCGCCGAGGCGATCGAGAAGGCCGTCAGCCTGGTCCTTGACCAGGGCCTGCGCACCGGCGACATCTTCTCGGAAGGCTGCCGCAAAGTTGGTACGCAGGAAATGGGCGACGCAGTAGTCGCAGCGCTGCGGAATCTGTAA